The proteins below come from a single Piscinibacter gummiphilus genomic window:
- a CDS encoding serine/threonine protein kinase, which translates to MDFGPTTQQFDPVTMHDALPAGTRLGGYQILEVLGRGGFGIVYLALDSSLQRQVAIKEYFPAELAMRCDDGQVWIRPGADPASYGAGMKAFLNEAKMLARFDHPSLARVLTFWEENRSAYMVMPYYEGRTLAKVLAEMKGPPDEAWLRSMLAPLLSALSTLHNANCLHLDISPDNILMLGDGRPVLLDFGVASRLATDKTMPLTALLNPAYAPIEQYSESINLQQGPWSDIYALAGVLHFAIAGVPPARATVRALEDPQRPLAETVAARAQQFPGLGYSATFLAAIDKALAVRPRDRPRGAAEFSLLLDRAAPQEPAPPEPAPPRHAPASGVSPGMPSGMVAEPLFAAEPMDAPPRPTRSRTPVWVASIAVIGLAAAGWTWLQRQPSFANITVSDLPPAVIANVPRPVAEGASAVVPLPTEPTAAGPDVAASGVAPVAGGAASATVVAQAASAAAAPAPQPAPEPAAKPAPAKPAPTRAAPTQPARVAKAAAPRVPPTLPPAENAQAAETTDDPPEEATQEAPAKPEPPAPARKPPPKATAALPPEPATPRAACGSRANFALVYCMQQQCKRWKFNNHPQCIEMERRGEL; encoded by the coding sequence ATGGATTTCGGACCTACGACGCAACAGTTCGACCCCGTGACGATGCATGACGCACTGCCCGCGGGCACACGCCTCGGGGGCTACCAGATCCTCGAGGTGCTGGGCCGGGGTGGCTTCGGCATCGTTTACCTGGCGCTCGACTCGTCGCTGCAGCGGCAGGTCGCGATCAAGGAATATTTCCCGGCCGAGCTCGCGATGCGCTGCGACGACGGGCAAGTCTGGATCCGGCCCGGCGCCGACCCGGCCTCCTATGGCGCGGGCATGAAGGCCTTCCTCAATGAAGCCAAGATGCTGGCGCGCTTCGACCACCCGTCGCTCGCGCGCGTGCTCACCTTCTGGGAGGAAAACCGCAGCGCCTACATGGTGATGCCCTACTACGAAGGGCGCACGCTCGCGAAGGTGCTCGCCGAGATGAAGGGCCCGCCCGACGAGGCCTGGCTGCGCTCGATGCTGGCACCGCTCTTGAGCGCGCTCAGCACGCTGCACAACGCCAACTGCCTGCACCTCGACATCTCGCCCGACAACATCCTCATGCTTGGCGACGGCCGCCCGGTGTTGCTCGACTTCGGGGTGGCGAGCCGCCTGGCCACCGACAAGACCATGCCGCTCACCGCCCTGCTCAACCCGGCCTACGCGCCGATCGAGCAGTACAGCGAATCGATCAACCTGCAGCAGGGCCCGTGGAGCGACATCTATGCGCTGGCCGGCGTGCTGCACTTCGCCATTGCCGGGGTGCCCCCCGCACGGGCCACGGTGCGCGCGCTGGAAGACCCGCAGCGCCCGCTGGCCGAGACGGTGGCCGCGCGTGCGCAGCAGTTCCCGGGGCTCGGCTACAGCGCGACCTTCCTCGCCGCCATCGACAAGGCGCTGGCCGTGCGCCCGCGCGACCGGCCTCGCGGTGCGGCCGAGTTCTCGCTGCTGCTCGACCGCGCGGCTCCGCAGGAGCCTGCGCCTCCAGAGCCCGCACCGCCGCGCCACGCGCCGGCCTCGGGCGTGTCGCCCGGGATGCCCTCCGGGATGGTCGCCGAGCCGCTCTTCGCCGCCGAGCCGATGGATGCGCCCCCGCGCCCCACGCGGAGCCGCACGCCGGTGTGGGTCGCCTCGATCGCCGTGATCGGCCTCGCCGCTGCAGGCTGGACGTGGCTGCAGCGCCAGCCCTCGTTTGCCAACATCACCGTGAGCGACCTGCCCCCCGCCGTCATCGCGAACGTGCCCCGCCCCGTGGCGGAAGGCGCGAGTGCCGTGGTGCCGCTGCCCACCGAACCCACCGCCGCCGGGCCCGACGTGGCGGCATCCGGCGTGGCGCCGGTGGCCGGTGGCGCGGCGTCTGCTACCGTCGTGGCCCAGGCGGCGTCTGCGGCGGCCGCCCCCGCGCCTCAACCGGCACCCGAGCCCGCGGCCAAACCCGCGCCGGCCAAGCCTGCGCCCACGAGAGCCGCGCCCACCCAGCCCGCGCGTGTCGCCAAGGCCGCAGCGCCTCGCGTGCCGCCCACCCTTCCCCCGGCGGAGAACGCACAGGCCGCCGAGACGACCGACGACCCACCCGAGGAAGCGACCCAGGAGGCCCCCGCCAAGCCCGAGCCGCCGGCGCCCGCACGCAAGCCGCCACCGAAAGCCACCGCGGCCTTGCCGCCCGAGCCGGCCACGCCGCGCGCCGCCTGCGGCAGCCGCGCCAACTTCGCGCTCGTCTATTGCATGCAGCAGCAGTGCAAACGCTGGAAGTTCAACAACCATCCACAGTGCATCGAGATGGAGCGCCGCGGCGAACTCTGA